The DNA window CGATCTTCTCGCGAAGCTCAACGAGTTCGGCAAGATCAACGGCATCGGCCGCCTCGATCTGGTCGAGAACCGCTTCGTCGGCATGAAGAGCCGCGGCATGTACGAGACCCCGGGCGGCACGATCCTTCACCTCGCCCATCGCGGCATCGAGTCGATCACCCTCGACCGCGGCGCAGCCCACCTGAAGGACGAGCTGATGCCGAAATACGCCGAGCTCATCTATAACGGCTTCTGGTTCTCGCCCGAGCGCGAGATGCTCCAGGCCCTCATCGACAAGAGCCAGGAATTCGTCACCGGCGAGGTGACGCTCAAGCTCTACAAGGGCGGCGTCCACATCATCGGCCGCCAGAGCCCCTACACGCTCTACGACCAGGACCTCGTCACCTTCGAGGAAGGCGCCGTCGCCTACGACCACCGCGACGCCGCCGGCTTCATCAAGCTCAACGCCCTGCGCCTGCGCACGCTCGCCCAGCGCAAGAAGAAGCTGGGGCTGTAAGCGACGAGACGACGGGATGCTGCAAAATGGCCGGGCCTGTCCCGGCCATTTTCGTTTCCGACACCGCGTTGCTTCGCGACGGTCCATCTGTCATCTCGCCTCGATGTCATCACCGGCCCAGTGCCGATGATCCCGATGATGAGCCCGGCCATGACGTGGGAGGGTGTCGGCGTCCGCGTGCAGCCAATCCCCGTCCTGTCGCGTTGATGTGAGAGTGCCCTTTGGGGAGAGCGGGGAACTTAAGGGAAACTCAGCCGTAGAGATAAAAGTCTCATCGCGCGAGGGAGGCCCGATGCCGTCGTTCCATGTTCCGTCCCGGCCGTCGCGAGCGGCGGTTGCCGGGCATACGATCCAGAGATTGCTGGCGTCGTTTCCCGTCGCGTGCTTCATCCTCGCGCTCGCCGCCGACATCGCCTATTGGCGCACGTCGAACCTGATGTGGGTGGAGTTCTCCGCCTGGCTCCTGCTCGCGGGAATCACCGTCGGGGTGGCGGCGGCCGTCTTCGGGGCGCTCTATTATCTGGTCCGCTTTCGGACCCGGGCCGTGCGGTTCGGCTGGCCGGCCGCCATCGGCACCCTCGTGGTCCTGCTCCTGGCCTTCTTCAACAACCTGGCCCATGCGGCCGACGGCTGGACGGCGGTCGTGCCCTGGGGCCTGACCCTGTCGGCCCTCACGGTGCTGGCCCTGCTCGTCACGCTCTGGCTCAGCACGTCGTTCGCCTATGGACCTGCCCTGGGAGAGCACGCCTATGACTGATCGATTCCGCGTCCGGCCCTTTTCCGCGCTCGCGGGACCGTGCCTCCTGGTTCTGGCGCTCGCCGGCTGCAACGACGGCAACGGAACCTTCGACATCGCGAGCCAGATCGGCCCCGACCCGGTCCTGCCGGTGCCCAGCACGGAGCTCTTGCCCGACCTGAAGGTCGCCGAGGTGGTCGGCTGGAAGGACGGACAGGCGCCGAAGGCGCCCCAGGGGATGACCGTGACGGCCTACGCCCGGGACCTGGTCAGCCCGCGCTTGGTGCGCACCCTGCCGAACGGCGACGTGCTCGTCGTCCAGTCGCGGGCGCCGGAGGGCAAGCCGCTGTCGCGGCCCAAGGACTACATCCGGCAATGGATCATGGCCATCGCCAAGGGCGACAGCGGCGGGCCGAAGAAGGAGAGCAACCTGATCACGCTGTTGCGCGACACCAACCGCGACGGCACGGTCGACGAGCGCCACGATCTGCTGAAGGGACTGAACTCGCCCTTCGGGGTGGTCTGGCACGAGGACATTCTCTACGTGGCCGCCGCCGACGCGATCCTGGCCTATCCCTACCGGCTCGGCGAGACCGCGATCACGGCCGCCCCCCGGGTGCTGGCGCCGTTGCCCGGCGGGCCGATCAACCATCATTGGACCAAGGACCTGGCCCTGAGCCCCGACGGCCGGTTCCTCTACGCGTCGGTGGGCTCCAACTCGAATGCGGGCGAGCGCGGGCTCGAGGCCGAGAAGGGCCGGGCCGCCATCTGGCAGGTGGACCGCGCCACCGGCCTGTCCCGCGTCTTCGCGTCGGGCCTGCGCAATCCCAACGGGTTGACGTTCCATCCCGAGACCGGCGTTCTCTGGACGGTGGTGAACGAACGCGACGAGCTCGGCCCCAACCTCGTGCCGGACTACCTGACCTCCGTGCAGGAGAACGCCTTCTACGGCTGGCCGTGGAGCTATTTCGGCAATCACGTGGACGAGCGCGTGCACCCGCCGCGCCCGGACATGGTGCAGAAGGCGGTGAAGCCCGATTACGCGCTCTCGAGCCACGTGGCGGCGCTCGGCCTGACCTTCTCGATGAATTCCACCCTGCCGGAGCCCTACCGGAGAGGCGCGTTCATCGGCGAGCACGGGAGCTGGAACCGCACCGCGTTCAACGGCTACAAGGTGGTCTACGTGCCGTTCGAGAACGGCCGCCCGTCCGGCAAGGCGCAGGACGTGGTCACCGGGTTCATCGAGGGCGACCAGGCCCGCGGCCGACCCGTGGGCGTGACCATCGACGGGACCGGCGCCCTCCTGGTCGCCGACGACACGGGCAACGTCGTGTGGCGCGTGGCGGCGAGCACCCCGGCTCCGAGCCAGTAACGGCAAGGGCGGATCGTCGTCAAAAAGGACCGGCTGCGCGCCGGTCCTTCTCAGAGCCCACAAGCCTGGCAATTCGGACCCTAAGGCGTCAGCTGGAGGCGCTCGCTCGCGGCCTTCTCCACCGCGTCCCGAGAATAGACCAGCGGCACGTAATCGCCGGTCGCCCAGAGCGGCGCGAGATCGCGATAATGCGGGCTGTAGGGGTTGCCCGACTGGCCGGGCGTGTTGATGGCCCGGCTGGCATCCCAGTTGCCCACATCGAGCACCATGCGGAACGAGGCCCCGGACGTCACCTTGAACGTGGACGTGCTGTAGCCCGCCGCGTGCGGCACGTTGTTGCCGCCGCCCATCACCAGCGGCCCGACGGTCATCTGCGCCTGGGTGGCCTTGTCGGCCAGCGGCTTCAGGGCGTGGCTGAACTCGGCCTGGTGCAGGTTGCCCCACTTCCATTGCGCCATGTCGTCGCCGAGAAGCTTGCCGACCTCGTCGGCCGCCGCCGTGAGACTCTGGAGCAGAACCCTGTCCCGGGCCGTCGCCTGATCGGCCCCGAGAGCCTGGTCGGGCTTCTCCAGGTAGTCGACCACCGCCGAGAGGCTGCCGTTCCCGATGATGGCGCGCGCCGCCTCGGGCGTGGTCGCGGCCACCGTGGCGCGGCCGAGATGCTTGCTGGTCCAGACCTCGAACAGGGCCGCGCCGGCGCTGTCGGCCGTCTCCCGGGCGTCCCAGTTCTGCAGCAGCTCGAGCGCGGCCCGCTGCTTCGGGTCCTCGGACCGGAGCGGCTTCACCAGGGCCACGAGCCTGCGGCCGAGCATGCTCGTGTCGTCGTTCTGCAGGTCCATGGCGTCGGCCAGGGTGAATTTCGGCTTCGCCTTCAGCACCTCCGTGATGCGCTCGAACCGGGCAGGATCGGCCCATTGGTCGAAGCCGATCCGGCGCTCGTTCACCGGATAACCCGGCGGCAGGTTGTTCTGGTTGGCGGTCGCGAAGAAGCCCTGAGCCGGGTTGTACTCCTTGGGCAGGTCGGCCAGGGGGATGAAGCCCTCCCACTCGTAGCGCCCGTCGCCCGGCACGGGCATCAGGCCGTCATAGCTCGCGCGCCTCGGCGTGAGGCCGCCCGGGACCCAGCCGATATTGCCGTCCGTGTCTGCGTAGACCTGGTTCTCGGACGGAGCGCCCCAGCGGTTCATGGCCTCGAGGAAGCCGTTCCAGTTCTGGGCCGTCATGTAGTCCGACGAGCCGAAATACGCCGAGGTGCCGGGATCGAACCAGACCGACCGCATGGCGAAGGCCCGCTGGCCGGCATCGTCCTTCGACAGAACCGGCCCGTGGCGCGTGAAGAGCAGATCGACATTGCGCGGCTGCTCGCCCTTCACCTCGATGGTCTCGCGCACCACCCTCATGTCCTCCCAGCCGTCGCGGAACCTGTACTGGTTGGCATTGGCCGGGTTGAGCTCGTAGACGTAGAGGTCCTCCTGGTCGATGGCGAAGATCGTCAACCCGAAGGCGATCTTCCCGTTATGCCCGATGGAGACGCCCGGCAGCGCCGGCTCGCCGGCACCGATCACCGACATGCCGGGCGCGTTCAGATGCACGATGTAGCGGAGGGACGGCACCCCGTGGGCGCGGTGCGGATCGTTCGCCAGGATCGGCCGGCCCGTGGCCGTCCGGGAGCCCGACACGACCCAGTTGTTCGACCCGATCCGGTCGATGTTGGCCATCGCCTCGTTGAGGAAGTCCTCATGGGTGTCCAGGGAGGCCTTCTTCTGCGGGGCCACGAACGAGACGTCCTTGGTGCCGAGTTCGTAATCCTTCAGCACGTCCTTGGGGATGGAGCACGGGTCGAGGCCGGCCGGGACCTTCGTCTGCCACTCGGGCTCGAACTTGGTGCGCAGGCGGTCGGCGTCGAGGCCGGCCGCGCAGGCGACCTGCGCGCGCCGCACCTCGGAGGCCACGTTGCGGGTCAGGCCGTGGCTGCGGATGCGGACCACGTCCTCAGGCTTCCACAGATCGGGCTGCGTCCCGGCGATCCTGAACTCCGCCGGCGCCGGCCGCGTGCCGTCCCGGACCTCCTGGACGAACGCGTTCACGCCGGCCACGAAGGCTTCCGTGTAGGTCTTGGCGTTGGGCCCGTAGGCGGCCCATTCCTTGTCCATGTCGCCGCGATAGAGGAACATGCGGGCGGCCCGGTCCTGCTCCGCATAATCGGGGCCGAAATCCTTCGCCAGCAGGCCGAGGCCGCGCTTGCGCCACAGGTCGATCTGCCAGAGCCGGTCGCGGGCCGCATTGTAGCCCTGCATGAAGAAGGTGTCGTGCTGGTTGGCCGTATAGATGTGCGGGATGCCCCAGTGATCGACGATGATTTCCGCCGGCGCCTGCAGGCCCTTCACCTGCTGCGACGTGGTCCGGACGGCGCTCGACATGTCGGCTACGGCCGGAATGGCCGTGCTGGCGAGCAGAAGGCCCACATACGGCATCAGGCGTGCGGTTCCGGTCAAAGCTCCCATCGCGTTCTCCTCCCTGAGCGACATCGACCGTTCCCTTTTTCTCCAGGATCGGAGTGGCGTCGGGAATCGATCACCTGCGATGCTCGGTCCTTTGCCGGGCTGCGGACAATTGCATTCCTGACGGGGCAGATGTCCGGATGGAGAGCTTGTCGCACAGGGCTTCCCCGCTATCTTGGCGCACGCGGGAAATGCATCGCGCATCGGATCGATCGAACCCTGCCGCGAGGCTCTGCTATTTGGCGCCCATCCGCCTGACCTTCTCGCCCAGCCGCTCGACCACCTCGGCCTCGTCGGGCCCGAATTCCATCTCGGTGACCCAGCCTTTTCCCGGCGCCGCATTGGGCCAGCGCACGCAGCCCGCATAGACCTTGCGTCCGTTGTCGAACTCCCATTGCTCGACATGAATCACCCGCTCGCCGAGGGTCGGGCGCGACACCCTCCGGTGGGAGCGCACGATCGTGGAGTCGTTCTGCCTGTGCACCGCGTCGAGGCCGGCGCGCACGAAGCCGCGCATCGAATCGGCGAGCTTCGCGTATTCCTGGCGCGCCCTGACCGCCCTCGGATCCCAAGGCTGCGCCACCAGGAAGATCGCGTCGACGGCCTCGTCGACCTTGCCGGTCGTCAACAGCGCGAGCGTCCGTTCGCAGGCATCGGCCTGCGCCTCGTCGTCGGCCCATTCTGCCGCCAGGGCGGAGGACGCCAGCATGGACGCCGCAAGGGCCAAGGCAGCCGATACGGCACGGATCATGGTCCCGTCTCCTGCGATCGGTATGGCACGATCACCGCAGGGTGACGCGCAAGGCTGCGCCAGGGTTCCTGGCGCAGCACCGCGACCGGAAGGCCAAGCACAGTCGGGCCCTCAATAGGCTGAATGGTGCTCCGCTGTCCCGCCCGTCTCGGTCAACGGAACGTTCATCACGCAGACGACCCCGGTGGGCGCATAGGTCAGCCGGACGTCGCCGCCGATGTCCTGCGCCAGGCTCCGCTCGATCAGGCGCGTGCCGAAGCCGCGGCGGGTGGGGGCGGTGACGCGCGGGCCGTCGCGCTCCCGCCATTGCAGCACCAGGCGCGGAACCTCGCCCGGCTCGACCGCCCAGGTGATGTGAACGCATCCCGACGGGACGGAGAGCGCGCCGTATTTCGCCGCGTTGGTGGCGAGTTCGTGGATCGCCATGGCGATCGCCAGGGCCGTCCGCGGGATGAGGCGGAGGCGCGGGCCCTCGATGTCGAGGTGCCTCGTCTTCTGCCGGAGATAGGGCTCGACCACCTCGTCGATGATCTCCCGGAGCTCCGCGCCTTCCCAGTTCTCGCGCGTGAGCACGTCATGGGCGCGGGCGAGCGCGAACAGGCGATCCTCGAAGGCCTGGAGCTTGGGGCGGCTCTCCTCGCTCAGCTGCCGCAGGCTCTGGGCGGCCATCGATTGCACGATGGCCAGGGTGTTCTTCACCCGGTGGTTCAGCTCGTTGATGAGGAGCTCCCGATGCTCCTCCCATTCCTTGCGCTCGTGGATGTCCACGCTGACGCCGAACCATTTCGCGATGGCGCCCTCCGGGCCGATATGCGGCATGGCCCGGAAGGCGTGCCAGCGGTACTCCCCGTCCCGGCCACGATAGCGCGCCTCGCCCTCGTAGATCTCACCCGTCTCGCGGCAGCGCTGCCAGTAGGGCAGGACGCGCTCCACGTCCTCGGGATGCATCGTGCTGGCCCAGCCGTAGCCGAGCGCCTCCTCGGTGGTCTGCCCGGTGAATTCGTGCCAGCGCTCGTTCATGTAGAGGATACGGCCGTCTTCCGCGCCGACCCAGACCAGGGCGGGCGCCGCGTTGGTGACGGTCTGGAACTCCGCCACGCTCGCCCGCAGGCGCTCCTCGATCTCCTTGCGCTCGGTGATGTCGAGCACCGAGCCCACATAGCCCAGGAAGGTGCCGTCCTCGCCGATGCGCGGCGCGGCGGCATCGATGGCCCAGCGATAGGTGCCGTCGGCCCGGCGGAGCCGGTATTCCAGCCGGAACGGCTCCTGGCGGGCATTGGCGGTCCGGAACATCTCGCCCGACCAGCCGCGGTCGTCCGGATGAACGGCGTCGAGCCAGCCGAAACCCAGTCCGGTCTCCGGGCTCTGGCCGGTGAACTCGTACCAGGTGCGGGACAGGTAGGAGCAGGTCCCGTCGACTTCCGTCACCCAGACCATCACCGGGGCATTGTCGGCGAGATTGCGGAACCGCGCCTCGCTCTCGCGGACGCT is part of the Microvirga terrae genome and encodes:
- a CDS encoding DUF2231 domain-containing protein, whose amino-acid sequence is MPSFHVPSRPSRAAVAGHTIQRLLASFPVACFILALAADIAYWRTSNLMWVEFSAWLLLAGITVGVAAAVFGALYYLVRFRTRAVRFGWPAAIGTLVVLLLAFFNNLAHAADGWTAVVPWGLTLSALTVLALLVTLWLSTSFAYGPALGEHAYD
- a CDS encoding PQQ-dependent sugar dehydrogenase, whose protein sequence is MTDRFRVRPFSALAGPCLLVLALAGCNDGNGTFDIASQIGPDPVLPVPSTELLPDLKVAEVVGWKDGQAPKAPQGMTVTAYARDLVSPRLVRTLPNGDVLVVQSRAPEGKPLSRPKDYIRQWIMAIAKGDSGGPKKESNLITLLRDTNRDGTVDERHDLLKGLNSPFGVVWHEDILYVAAADAILAYPYRLGETAITAAPRVLAPLPGGPINHHWTKDLALSPDGRFLYASVGSNSNAGERGLEAEKGRAAIWQVDRATGLSRVFASGLRNPNGLTFHPETGVLWTVVNERDELGPNLVPDYLTSVQENAFYGWPWSYFGNHVDERVHPPRPDMVQKAVKPDYALSSHVAALGLTFSMNSTLPEPYRRGAFIGEHGSWNRTAFNGYKVVYVPFENGRPSGKAQDVVTGFIEGDQARGRPVGVTIDGTGALLVADDTGNVVWRVAASTPAPSQ
- a CDS encoding penicillin acylase family protein, yielding MGALTGTARLMPYVGLLLASTAIPAVADMSSAVRTTSQQVKGLQAPAEIIVDHWGIPHIYTANQHDTFFMQGYNAARDRLWQIDLWRKRGLGLLAKDFGPDYAEQDRAARMFLYRGDMDKEWAAYGPNAKTYTEAFVAGVNAFVQEVRDGTRPAPAEFRIAGTQPDLWKPEDVVRIRSHGLTRNVASEVRRAQVACAAGLDADRLRTKFEPEWQTKVPAGLDPCSIPKDVLKDYELGTKDVSFVAPQKKASLDTHEDFLNEAMANIDRIGSNNWVVSGSRTATGRPILANDPHRAHGVPSLRYIVHLNAPGMSVIGAGEPALPGVSIGHNGKIAFGLTIFAIDQEDLYVYELNPANANQYRFRDGWEDMRVVRETIEVKGEQPRNVDLLFTRHGPVLSKDDAGQRAFAMRSVWFDPGTSAYFGSSDYMTAQNWNGFLEAMNRWGAPSENQVYADTDGNIGWVPGGLTPRRASYDGLMPVPGDGRYEWEGFIPLADLPKEYNPAQGFFATANQNNLPPGYPVNERRIGFDQWADPARFERITEVLKAKPKFTLADAMDLQNDDTSMLGRRLVALVKPLRSEDPKQRAALELLQNWDARETADSAGAALFEVWTSKHLGRATVAATTPEAARAIIGNGSLSAVVDYLEKPDQALGADQATARDRVLLQSLTAAADEVGKLLGDDMAQWKWGNLHQAEFSHALKPLADKATQAQMTVGPLVMGGGNNVPHAAGYSTSTFKVTSGASFRMVLDVGNWDASRAINTPGQSGNPYSPHYRDLAPLWATGDYVPLVYSRDAVEKAASERLQLTP
- a CDS encoding PAS domain S-box protein; amino-acid sequence: MHHRPALNLDFLSGGGEMGALMRAHDWTTSPLGQPEGWPQSLRTVVSLMLTSKFPMFVAWGPRLAFLYNDGYRPIFGAKHPHALGLPFREVWSEIWPDIEPLVTKALAGEATFHEDLHLVMERHGYPEDTWYTFSYSPVRDETGGIAGMFCACTETTGEVKLRAALRAEQDRLRELFQQAPGFMAMLSGRDHVFELANDAYLQLVGHRRDIIGKTVRDVLPEVAGQGFFELLDRVYTSGEPFVGRNLRVGLQRRPGSPVEDRFVDLVYQPVTDRDGKVTGIFAEGYDVTERVQAEESVRESEARFRNLADNAPVMVWVTEVDGTCSYLSRTWYEFTGQSPETGLGFGWLDAVHPDDRGWSGEMFRTANARQEPFRLEYRLRRADGTYRWAIDAAAPRIGEDGTFLGYVGSVLDITERKEIEERLRASVAEFQTVTNAAPALVWVGAEDGRILYMNERWHEFTGQTTEEALGYGWASTMHPEDVERVLPYWQRCRETGEIYEGEARYRGRDGEYRWHAFRAMPHIGPEGAIAKWFGVSVDIHERKEWEEHRELLINELNHRVKNTLAIVQSMAAQSLRQLSEESRPKLQAFEDRLFALARAHDVLTRENWEGAELREIIDEVVEPYLRQKTRHLDIEGPRLRLIPRTALAIAMAIHELATNAAKYGALSVPSGCVHITWAVEPGEVPRLVLQWRERDGPRVTAPTRRGFGTRLIERSLAQDIGGDVRLTYAPTGVVCVMNVPLTETGGTAEHHSAY